A segment of the Deinococcus multiflagellatus genome:
CAGGTCCGGCGCTACGTGGAGGAGAGCGTGCAGGGCCCGGATATGCCCTACGGCTTCATCCTCGCGGCCGCCTGTGACTTCAGCAAGAAAGCCTATGACGCCTTCCGCCTGGCCCTGATCGGGACAGGCGTGCAGGAGTTCCAGCTGTGGGGCAAGGCCGAGCTGGAAGACATGCTCTTCCAGCCCAAGAATGACCATCTGCTGTTCGCGTATTTTGGGATCAGCTTGCAAACACGCAAACGCACCAAGCAGAGTGAGTTGAAGTCCATGCTGGCACTGCGAAAACGGGTGGGTCGCGTGATCGGAGGGCCAACCAAACGCGTCAGAACAGAGGTGCTCCTGCGGATCGCTGATGATGATCGTTACCCTGACATTGCCGCTGTTCCAGACTTTGACGTCAATCCCCCTTGGGCCATTCATCAGGTGCAGTGTCTGAACATGCGTGACAACCTGGTCCTTGAACTGCGGCGTCACTTCGCCTATCTCGATTCAGAATCAGGTGAGTGGGACGCTCTTGATCACTCCTGGCCGACAAGGTCACATCGCACCCTGTATGGTCAGGACCGAACCTTCGACCCAACCTACGCCGCCTACCATGCCGCTTGGCAGCAGCGAGTTCCACAAGAGAATCAGGCGGAACTCGTGATCCTGACCATTCTTCCACTCAGTCGGGTGCTGGGCGTCGATGAAGAGGGAGATCTTGGGCACCCTCTGCCCATCTTGTATGTGGACGCCACGTCATCAGGGACGTTGCTTGAT
Coding sequences within it:
- a CDS encoding restriction endonuclease, translating into MEPHRFEDLVRQLAYDFRSWASIEATGRGGADDGIDIRAFEQGRTPLPEESDDDDPPLVSPGRQWIIQCKREKRIGPTQVRRYVEESVQGPDMPYGFILAAACDFSKKAYDAFRLALIGTGVQEFQLWGKAELEDMLFQPKNDHLLFAYFGISLQTRKRTKQSELKSMLALRKRVGRVIGGPTKRVRTEVLLRIADDDRYPDIAAVPDFDVNPPWAIHQVQCLNMRDNLVLELRRHFAYLDSESGEWDALDHSWPTRSHRTLYGQDRTFDPTYAAYHAAWQQRVPQENQAELVILTILPLSRVLGVDEEGDLGHPLPILYVDATSSGTLLD